TCGGCTTCACGACGCGACGCCCGTTCTCCCACATCATCACCGGCGCATACCAGCCGGGGAAGATGCGTGAGTCACGCGGTTTGGACTCATGCCTTTGCATATCGGCGAGTCGTGCCATCGCGCGATCGACTTTGTCGGTAGCGATGCGTTTGCTCTCGGTTGCCGTTTTGGTGATTTTGGTTTGCAGTTTGCGCTCTGCATCTACCAGACGCGTGCGCTGCGCGAAGATTTCTTGCTGCAGCTTGGTCGCTTGTTCCGCATCGTAACGACGGATCATCGACTGAATTTTCAGAACATCCGGTTCGTTGGAAGTATCGCGCAGAAACGCCATATCCATGGCACGCGGGAGCTTCATTTTGGAGTTCGTTTCCTGCCGCTCCCAATAGATATCTTGATACTCCCCGATGCTGATATCCGCGCCAAACTCACGCACATATGCCGCATATTCCTGTCGGATTTGGGCTGAGTAACACATCGGTGGTTCCTCGACGTAGGACCGCAGTGGCGGGTGGACAGAATATCGAATTTGGGTTTGCTGTCTGTGAAATGGGAATTTAATGAATTCATGCACCAATTCCGTTCATCGCTGATCCGCGCCAATTACCATCAATCTCGACCTCTTACTAAGCGAAAAATCGAATTCGACACCAAGTAGGCAAACATAAAATGTGTCGACGCCCGCTGCCCAACAAACAGAAGCGTGAGCGTGGAATGAGATAGCAGCCTCGCCCGAGGACACAAATCTATCGGCATTAGTCTGGCGGACGCTTTCATTTTGCACGAATCTTTTTTCAAAGTCGGTTGTTCGCCCGGCAAGTTACGCGACAGCTGCAAAAACATGGGCCTCTCTAGCTGGCACGCCAGTTGCTTATTCGTCACATGCCACAGTGTTCGGCGTTCTGTCGCCGGAATGGAGTACACATGAAGTCGAGTAACAAGGTTGATGCTCAGCGAGCGTCTACCGCGCAGCACAAAGAATTAGACGAGTTGTCTCACGTGCAGTATCACGAAAAAGCTGTGGAGCACCATAAGCAAGCCGCAAACCAACATGCGGAGGCCGCCAAATACTATGGCGAAGGCGATGATGCGAAAGCGGCCTACCACGCTCATCTAGCTACCGGATATGGTCTCCTCGCCAAACTTCATGCATACGAAGCCAATATGCACTTCTCCAAAAAACACAGCGCCTCGCATCACTGACCACGGATTTCAATACTCGAAGTTCTCTTGAATTAAACGACAACCGAAGGAGTAAAAAACATGCCTGCAGTTAAGAAAGCGCCAGCCAAAAAAACCGTTCATCCGGACGCTATCCAGCTCCTCAAAGCTGATCACGCAGCGGTATCGGAAATGTTCGATAAGTACGAGGCGGCTCGAAGCGCGAGTGTCAAAGAAAAGCTTTCCGCCAAGATCTGCAAGGCGCTAGAAGTGCATACACAGATCGAGGAGGAAATTTTCTATCCCGCGCTGCGCAATGCCAAGGGTACGGAAGCCATCAATGATTTGCTTGACGAGGCGGACGTCGAGCATGACGGCGCGAAAAAGCTCATAAGTGAGATAGAAGCGAGCCAAGTCGGTGCCGATCTTTACGACGCCAGAATTAAGGTACTCAGTGAGTACATTCGTCACCACGTAAAAGAAGAAACTACCCGCGTTTTCCCCGCCGCACGCAAAGCCGGATTGGACCTGTTGGCGTTGGGAAATCAGCTTGCTGCGCGTAAGAAAGAACTCGGCGTGTAGTAACAACCCTGTGGCAATCGGCGCGTCAATAGCTGCATTGAATTCAGCGCGTCGTTGTCGACCCTGCTGCTCATGATCCAGTTGCAGTAAGCGCTGAAGCAAGGTCGGATCCGCTTCCACGCGGGCGTTTCTTCTCAGTTCTTATGGGTCATTGGTCTCGTCCTCGGCCCTCTGCGGTTACATCATGCTGTTAAAAATCACGTATGCGTTGCAACAAGGCAACATGGAACTAGCGCAGTGCTCGGCTATTGCCTATACATGAGCAATCAGCCGAGCAAGTGCGCCTACGAATGGCTGCCCCTTCGGCATGGTGAAGGGATATTTATTTCTACGGCCAGCGCAGATCACAGGGGTAAATATGAATAAGTGCGACAAGGTGGAAGTTGAGGAGCAACCGAGTTCCGTTCTCAGCATGCTCGGCCCCGGTTTGGTCACTGGGGCTGCAGACGATGATCCGAGTGGCGTGGGAACCTATTCGCAAGTCGGCGCGCAGTTCGGATTTGCGATGCTGTGGACCATGCTTTTCTCACTGCCGCTGATGTTGGCGGTGCAGGAAATCAGTGCGCGCATCGGGCGCGTCACCGGAAAAGGCATCGCTGGGAATCTCCATGGTTTTTCAAAATGGATCACCTATCCGGTGGTGTTCCTTCTTTTTCTGGCCAACACCATCAACATTGGCGCCGACATCGCGGCGATGGGCGCGGCGGCCAAATTGCTTCTCAATGGCCCGGTTCTCTTGTACGCGACGGGCTTTGCACTGGCGTCGGTCGTCCTTGAAGTATTTGTTTGCTATAAGCGTTATGCACCGTGGTTGAAATGGATGACCATGGCGCTGTTCGCCTATGTCGCCACGGTGTTCGCCGTTCACGTGCCGTGGGGCGAGGCCATGAAAGCAACGCTTCTGCCGAAACTCGCATTCAATTCGGACTATCTAACCGCACTGATCGCCGTGCTCGGTACGACGATCAGTCCATACCTGTTCTTCTGGCAGGCCTCGCAGGAAGTGGAGGATATGCGCAGTGTCCGTGACGATAAGCCCCTGCGCCGCGCCCCGCATCAGGCGGCACGGCATCTCTGGCGTATTCGCCTGGATACGGTTGTGGGCATGGTGTTCTCTGCGCTTGTGGCGTATTTCATCATCCTCACGTGTGCGGTGACCTTGCATGCGCATGGCGTTACCAAGATCGACACTGCCGCGCAAGCCGCTGAAGCGTTGCGGCCGGTCGCAGGATCTTTCGCATTCGTATTATTTGCGTTGGGCATCATAGGTACGGGCATGCTCGCGATTCCTGTGCTCGCTGGTTCGGCCGCCTATGGCGTGGGTGAGCTGCTGCACTGGCGGACCGGACTGGAACACAGGGCCGAGCACGCGAAAGGCTTTTATGGCGTCATCACGGTGGCGACCCTACTAGGCTTGGCCCTCAACTTTACCGGGATCGATCCGATCAAGGCGCTGTTCTGGTCGGCAGTCATCAATGGCGTGGTCGCAGTGCCCGTGCTTTTTCTCATGATGCTGATCTCGCAGAATCAGAAGATCATGACGAAGAAATTTTCCCTGCCGCAGGGACTACGCCTGCTCGGGTGGCTCACGTGGGTCGTGATGCTGCTCGCATCAATTGGCATGTTCGTGACCTGGTAAACCGATTTGATGCCCGGGAAAAACAAAACGCCGCATTGGCAGTGAGCGTCGACTCGTACTACCGCCTCAAGAAGGAAGACTGTTCGTACATATAGCGCTTCCACAATCCGAGGATCCAGCGCATACGAGATGTCTGGATCAACAGTTAGTGTCTCAACTCAACCATCCCTGAAAAGAGGGTAGAAGCCGACGCAACTTATTGCTATTCGACCACCGTGATGTTCTGGCCAAAGTCGTTCGCAAAAATTTGATCGTATTGCAGCCTACCCACGCCGAATTTTCGGGTCGTTCCGGAGCTGCTGGACTGAACCTGCTGACCAAACACGGTGAGGCCAGCTTTGCCGACGGCAATATCGATGCCTGACGTATCGGTATCATTGTTGGAGGTAAACGACGCGTAGATGCGTCCCGCGTTGCCGAACTTGCTGTCGAATGCGCCATTTGAATCGAGACGCACCACAGCGAAATAATTCGTTGACATTTGGGTGGCACGCAAGACGTTACCGATAGCAAAGATACCGTCATTGGTAAGTGCCAGACGAAAGGCGTATCCACCATAGCCGGGCGGCGGCGCAAAAAGCTGCGGCTGACCGCCGTTGAATGTGAAATCACGAGAACCGTCCGGCGACAGACGGTCCATCAACCACTGAGTAGTGGTGGCTCCAGATGCCTCAGCCACTCCGGCGAGCACGATGCGATTCGAGGCGTCTATCCTCGAATCGACTGGGACCAGATTTCCTTGGCCAGCGGCGTAATGCACGCGTCCGTCGCCGGCACTGCCAAAAGTTAGATCGCGCGTACCGTCGACATTCAAGCGCGTGAGGGCGGCCTGTCGCGTGGTGTTCACGGTCGTTGCTCCTGCTGCCGAGCTGACGGAGAAGCCGGCCAGCACGATTTTTCCATCGGACTGCAGGCTGACAGACTCGGCAACGTCTGTATCATCGCCACCAGGCCCACCGAGATCGAAAGCGACGGTCTGCGACCCGCCCGATCCGAATGAAGCATCCAATCCGCTCAAATCCGCGAGCAGACGGCCAACGGCAAAATCTTGATTGCCGTTGATACCGATCGCGTCACCGGCGACCAGAACTTTGCCATCTGTCTGTTGTACCAGACTCGATCCATCGCTCATGGCGCCGCCAAATTGAAGCAACAGATAGCCATTGCCTGCACCGACGGAAGTATCGAGTGCGCTGCCATCTGCCAGTAGTATGCCGAGCAGCATCGAGTGACCCAAATTATTGTTGGAGTCGAGTTGATAACCGAGAAGCGCGATGCGCCCATCCTGTAACAGGATCATGTTGACCAGATAGCTATTCAGTGGCCACGAAGCAAAGCGGTTGAAGTCGAGGTAGCCCACGCCACCGGGCCCGAAATTGCCATCGTAAGATCCGTCAGCAAGCAGCTGAGTGACGCAAAAAGTATGTGCTGGATAACCCGCGCCGCCGGGATAGGGGTAGTCGCAAGTACCCGACATCAGAATTTTTCCATCCGAGCGCTGCACCATCCGGATGGGCTGGTCGCCACCTTGGGTGCCAGCGCTGACCAGCAGCCTGCCGCCGCTACCGAAGGTAGGATCAAAAGCACCTTCCGTTGCGCCACAAAGCGAGGCTTGCAACAGTAGCGATACGCCGAGGAGTATGTTTAAAAGCATGCGCGCGAACGGGTTAGTCATCAGATTTCTCCAGATTTTTTAGCGGCGCAACCAGGTCCAATACGCAAGGCATGACGCATCGGCGAATAGTCCAGGCGCTGTACAACCAACGCCGCGCGTGAGATTGACAGCAGAATCCGCCGCCACCACGCTGCAGGCGCCAGCGTCTCAATGCATCCGCTGACGACGTTGACGCACCGCTGCAGCGCAGAGCAGTCCCATACACAGCAGAACGATTCCCGCCGGCCCGAAAACAGGCAAGGCGACTGCGGTCGGTGGGCTGCCTCCCGTCGAGTCGTCGAAACTCACGCTGATTGATCGGCCGCTGTTGTCGACAAATGCACCGGGCAGGCCGGTGTAATTGGGCGCATCGGC
The sequence above is drawn from the Pseudolysobacter antarcticus genome and encodes:
- a CDS encoding hemerythrin domain-containing protein; protein product: MPAVKKAPAKKTVHPDAIQLLKADHAAVSEMFDKYEAARSASVKEKLSAKICKALEVHTQIEEEIFYPALRNAKGTEAINDLLDEADVEHDGAKKLISEIEASQVGADLYDARIKVLSEYIRHHVKEETTRVFPAARKAGLDLLALGNQLAARKKELGV
- a CDS encoding NRAMP family divalent metal transporter — protein: MNKCDKVEVEEQPSSVLSMLGPGLVTGAADDDPSGVGTYSQVGAQFGFAMLWTMLFSLPLMLAVQEISARIGRVTGKGIAGNLHGFSKWITYPVVFLLFLANTINIGADIAAMGAAAKLLLNGPVLLYATGFALASVVLEVFVCYKRYAPWLKWMTMALFAYVATVFAVHVPWGEAMKATLLPKLAFNSDYLTALIAVLGTTISPYLFFWQASQEVEDMRSVRDDKPLRRAPHQAARHLWRIRLDTVVGMVFSALVAYFIILTCAVTLHAHGVTKIDTAAQAAEALRPVAGSFAFVLFALGIIGTGMLAIPVLAGSAAYGVGELLHWRTGLEHRAEHAKGFYGVITVATLLGLALNFTGIDPIKALFWSAVINGVVAVPVLFLMMLISQNQKIMTKKFSLPQGLRLLGWLTWVVMLLASIGMFVTW
- a CDS encoding SOS response-associated peptidase family protein, whose amino-acid sequence is MHEFIKFPFHRQQTQIRYSVHPPLRSYVEEPPMCYSAQIRQEYAAYVREFGADISIGEYQDIYWERQETNSKMKLPRAMDMAFLRDTSNEPDVLKIQSMIRRYDAEQATKLQQEIFAQRTRLVDAERKLQTKITKTATESKRIATDKVDRAMARLADMQRHESKPRDSRIFPGWYAPVMMWENGRRVVKPMRYQCRPAGKPAFFDSRFPGTYNARRDNLGGFWKDLFGYSHGVAIVSAFFENVSQHTMEHRELATGEQEKNVILEFRPEPAHDMLVACLWSKWTEPGQPSLLSFAAITDDPPAEVAAAGHDRCIIPIKPENINAWLNPDPENLSAQYAILDDRHRPYYEHRIAA